From a region of the Gossypium raimondii isolate GPD5lz chromosome 10, ASM2569854v1, whole genome shotgun sequence genome:
- the LOC105775081 gene encoding uncharacterized protein LOC105775081, whose product MASSKEWANFISSIASLMYFLLIIFQIPLFRVPCRFGMCKTPIEVTTSQLMASELFPTYVVKVLLYPGAVANTIIKRRTLPRYSKLLKLYNISALRKSTAVSDLQRLEILAGSYLSVVGAFIGLSRRARMSLFGTMLIIWSLVRDIVLGQFHNMFPTKSIQMYPTLILAVVCAFLSIKKDVRKLIHSPRARRVKLS is encoded by the exons ATGGCTTCTTCAAAGGAATGGGCAAACTTCATCTCCTCCATTGCTTCTTTAATGTATTTCCTTCTTATTATCTTCCAAATCCCTCTTTTCAG GGTACCATGTAGATTTGGAATGTGCAAAACACCCATTGAGGTAACAACCTCTCAGTTGATGGCCAGTGAACTCTTCCCTACATATGTAGTTAAGGTCCTTCTATATCCAGGGGCTGTTGCCAATACTATCATCAAAAGAAGGACTCTTCCAAGGTATAGCAAATTGCTGAAATTATATAACATCAGTGCTTTGAGGAAATCTACTGCTGTATCTGATCTCCAGCGCCTAGAG ATTCTTGCCGGAAGCTACTTGTCTGTGGTGGGAGCTTTTATAGGTCTCTCAAGGCGTGCAAGAATGAGCCTGTTTGGGACAATGCTTATAATATGGAGTCTTGTCAGAGATATCGTTCTGGGACAATTTCATAACATGTTCCCCACAAAATCTATTCAAATGTACCCAACCTTGATACTTGCTGTTGTTTGTGCttttttgtcaattaaaaaGGATGTAAGAAAACTAATCCATAGTCCCAGAGCAAGGCGAGTCAAATTGTCGTGA
- the LOC105778665 gene encoding uncharacterized protein LOC105778665, with the protein MHGRKAYELVKEFADGEKGHLKIFNNELFERVIEECNEHHNALQSLIRKMQEEGLEVQTARNADHYGALIHHLSLIRNKRCLMAYVYNRAEIIRELAWKVGLLHELPGEIQEKFSDSEEQYFKDHSKSLKSYMSQLSLDVNVDMVPPKDPYIKVRVLEDLGSGIILSDKSANFARHSMHFLKRTDAEQYVARGLMEELTG; encoded by the exons aTGCACGGAAGAAAGGCGTACGAGCTGGTGAAAGAGTTTGCCGATGGTGAAAAAGGGCATCTCAAGATTTTCAAT AATGAGCTGTTTGAACGAGTGATTGAAGAATGCAATGAACATCATAATGCACTTCAGTCATTGATAAG GAAAATGCAAGAGGAGGGACTGGAAGTCCAAACGGCTAGAAATGCAGACCACTATGGAGCACTCATTCACCACCTTTCTCTAATTCGCAACAAGCGTTGCCTAATGGCATATGT GTACAACCGAGCAGAAATTATAAGAGAGTTGGCATGGAAAGTAGGTTTGCTTCATGAACTTCCAGGTGAAATTCAAGAAAAGTTCAGTGACTCAGAAGAACAGTATTTCAAAGATCATTCTAAGTCTTTGAAATCATACATGTCACAACTGAGCCTTGATGTGAATGTG GATATGGTGCCTCCAAAAGATCCCTACATCAAGGTAAGGGTGCTTGAAGATTTGGGTAGTGGAATAATTCTCAGTGATAAATCTGCCAATTTTGCTCGTCACTCAATGCACTTTCTCAAACGAACTGATGCCGAGCAATACGTTGCACGG GGCTTAATGGAGGAGCTGACAGGCTGA
- the LOC105777540 gene encoding uncharacterized protein LOC105777540, giving the protein MFNTSLQMSLNCPSHLSVSVTRQRNVCKRVLNPVLAMPPSSVILHTDESGEFPESRNSSSSSNASLSSCAGSLLCHPNTVGIMGGGSVDSTLSFVRKLVHWSKENEETCMPFVLCSDPVLNRELLSLERNSSSLCSRNARSQFDHSPIVESLLSKRVFLEKSGAQCIVVPCHISHSWHDEVFKGCSIPSLHMAECVSRELKESKLKPLEAGSPLRIGVLATDATLKAGFYQEKLQNEGFEVVLPDKATMEHTVIPAIDAINRKDMEGAQNLLRIALQVLLVRAVNTVILASNDMCDLLPRDDPLLKKCIDPMDALAMSTIKWAQQAVKEGMQHFSTH; this is encoded by the exons ATGTTTAATACAAGCTTGCAAATGTCACTGAATTGCCCATCTCACTTATCAGTGTCTGTAACTAGGCAGAGAAATGTTTGTAAGAGAGTGTTGAATCCGGTTCTAGCTATGCCCCCGTCCTCAGTGATCTTACACACTGATGAAAGTGGGGAATTTCCTGAATCTAGGAACAGTTCTAGTTCAAGTAATGCTTCTTTAAGCAGCTGTGCTGGGTCCTTGCTTTGTCATCCTAATACTGTGGGAATAATGGGAGGAGGATCTGTTGATTCTACTCTCAGTTTCGTTAGAAAACTTGTTCATTGGagtaaagaaaatgaagagactTGCATGCCCTTTGTTCTTTGCTCTGATCCAGTGTTGAATAGGGAGCTTTTATCCCTGGAGAGGAATTCTTCTTCTCTCTGCAGTAGAAATGCACGTTCGCAATTTGATCATAGCCCGATTGTTGAAAGTTTACTAAGTAAAAGAGTTTTCCTTGAGAAATCAGGAGCTCAGTGCATTGTAGTGCCTTGTCATATTTCACACTCATGGCACGATGAAGTGTTTAAGGGATGTTCTATTCCTTCCCTTCACATGGCTGAGTGTGTTTCCAGGGAGCTTAAGGAATCCAAGTTGAAGCCACTAGAAGCTGGAAGCCCTTTGCGGATAGGGGTACTTGCCACTGATGCGACTTTAAAAGCAGGTTTTTACCAAGAGAAACTGCAGAATGAG GGATTTGAGGTTGTGCTGCCAGATAAAGCAACCATGGAGCACACTGTAATCCCTGCAATTGATGCTATAAATAGAAAAGACATGGAAGGGGCACAAAATCTGCTGAGAATCGCTCTCCAAGTCCTCTTGGTGAGGGCAGTTAACACTGTTATCCTTGCGTCCAATGATATGTGTGATCTTTTGCCACGAGATGATCCGCTTCTTAAGAAATGTATTGACCCAATGGATGCATTGGCCATGTCAACTATCAAGTGGGCACAACAAGCTGTGAAGGAAG GTATGCAACATTTCAGCACTCATTAA